The following are encoded in a window of Tessaracoccus flavescens genomic DNA:
- a CDS encoding aldo/keto reductase: protein MPPIGVGTFGSDRYGPDEVAAAVATALRLGYRLIDCASVYGNEAQIGSAIEAAMARLGIERSELRIMTKVWNDAHEPEAAVASVRHSLADLRCDRVDVVFVHWPFPNHHAAGVDVDSRDPHASPYDDEGFMRLWAALESLVDEGAVAALEVSNVSIAKPSLILADARIAPTFLEAELHPTVQQGELFQFAVDHGIQPIGYSPLGSPSRPERDRAPEDAVDLEASAVVSIAESRGLHPAQVCLKWAVERGQIPIPFSVKEEQLRSNLEALGGEPFSPAEVDALRGVERNNRLIKGQVFLWEGADSRLDLWDVDGRIAGR, encoded by the coding sequence TTGCCACCCATCGGGGTCGGCACCTTCGGGTCCGACCGCTACGGGCCAGATGAGGTCGCGGCGGCGGTCGCCACGGCGCTCAGGCTCGGCTACCGGCTGATCGACTGCGCCTCGGTCTACGGCAACGAGGCGCAGATCGGTTCCGCCATCGAGGCCGCCATGGCCAGGCTGGGCATCGAGCGCTCCGAGCTTCGGATCATGACGAAGGTCTGGAACGACGCCCACGAGCCCGAAGCCGCCGTCGCCTCGGTGCGGCACTCGCTCGCCGACCTGCGTTGTGACCGGGTCGACGTCGTATTCGTGCACTGGCCGTTCCCGAACCACCATGCGGCAGGCGTGGACGTCGACTCGCGCGACCCGCACGCCAGCCCTTACGACGACGAGGGTTTCATGCGGCTGTGGGCGGCGCTCGAGTCGCTCGTCGACGAGGGAGCGGTCGCGGCGCTCGAGGTCTCCAACGTGTCGATCGCGAAGCCGAGCCTGATCCTGGCCGACGCACGGATCGCCCCGACGTTCCTCGAGGCCGAGCTGCACCCCACCGTCCAGCAGGGCGAGCTGTTCCAGTTCGCCGTCGACCACGGCATCCAGCCCATCGGCTACTCGCCGCTCGGCTCACCTTCGAGGCCCGAACGCGACCGCGCCCCCGAGGACGCCGTCGATCTCGAGGCGTCGGCCGTGGTGTCGATCGCGGAGTCGCGCGGCCTGCACCCTGCCCAGGTGTGCCTGAAGTGGGCGGTCGAGCGGGGCCAGATCCCGATCCCGTTCTCCGTGAAGGAGGAGCAGTTGCGCTCAAACCTCGAGGCCCTCGGCGGGGAGCCGTTCAGCCCTGCCGAGGTCGACGCGCTGCGCGGCGTCGAGCGCAACAACCGCCTGATCAAGGGGCAGGTCTTCCTCTGGGAGGGGGCCGATTCGAGGCTCGACCTGTGGGACGTGGATGGAAGGATCGCCGGTCGCTGA
- a CDS encoding DUF2599 domain-containing protein codes for MRGIGTLGVALLLLAGCAQAEVAPSPSPGETSASSAPSSPPPSRPVSRVPTTPAASPTTSAVAWHDALQVDLGGTVLGLPEQAVVEQGEGWSAVTVSLDSADPLGLVIAGDRWSLVAGVLEAGAAHVSRPVVTDAEGEPVSASFVADGRGVVIQVPDSTALPASVSFFAGERLVDQAVWESESRILITPSGLGRRLAPADPVAAVALVDAVMAQVGDDPRLKSSSSLNQLACHMVGARDKASWNLETDREDKGLIGFMAARCN; via the coding sequence GTGCGGGGAATCGGAACGCTCGGGGTGGCGCTGCTGCTGCTTGCCGGGTGCGCGCAGGCAGAGGTCGCACCGAGCCCGTCACCCGGCGAGACCTCGGCGAGCAGCGCGCCCAGCTCCCCACCGCCGTCGCGGCCCGTCTCCAGGGTCCCGACGACTCCCGCTGCATCGCCGACCACCTCGGCGGTGGCGTGGCACGACGCGTTGCAGGTCGATCTCGGAGGAACCGTCCTCGGGTTGCCCGAGCAGGCCGTGGTGGAGCAGGGGGAGGGCTGGAGCGCCGTCACGGTGAGCCTGGACTCCGCCGATCCGCTCGGCCTGGTCATCGCGGGGGACCGGTGGAGCCTCGTCGCCGGTGTCCTCGAGGCAGGGGCGGCCCATGTGAGCCGACCGGTCGTCACCGACGCGGAAGGCGAGCCGGTGTCCGCCTCGTTCGTTGCGGACGGGCGAGGGGTCGTCATCCAGGTACCGGACTCGACGGCCCTTCCCGCATCGGTCAGCTTCTTCGCGGGAGAGCGCCTCGTCGACCAGGCGGTCTGGGAGTCGGAGAGCCGGATCCTGATCACGCCGAGCGGGCTCGGACGGCGGCTCGCGCCCGCCGACCCGGTCGCGGCCGTCGCGCTCGTCGACGCGGTCATGGCCCAGGTCGGAGACGACCCGAGGTTGAAGTCGTCCAGCTCGCTCAACCAGCTGGCCTGCCACATGGTCGGCGCGCGGGACAAGGCCAGCTGGAACCTCGAGACGGACCGCGAGGACAAGGGGCTGATCGGCTTCATGGCGGCGCGCTGCAACTGA
- a CDS encoding DUF3099 domain-containing protein, which yields MARTTDATIITDAGRSQSLELEERQKRYLITMGIRTGCFLAFLIVPGWWKVAALLAAAVLPAFAVLLANNSDHRPPAMAHDEAEERPALPSSVVVRGSVEEDTDT from the coding sequence ATGGCCAGGACGACCGACGCGACGATCATCACGGACGCGGGTCGCAGCCAGTCGCTGGAGCTCGAGGAGCGGCAGAAGCGCTACCTCATCACCATGGGCATCCGCACGGGCTGCTTCCTCGCGTTTCTGATCGTGCCCGGCTGGTGGAAGGTCGCGGCGTTGCTCGCCGCGGCCGTGCTGCCTGCCTTCGCCGTCCTGCTCGCCAACAACTCGGACCACCGCCCTCCCGCGATGGCCCACGACGAAGCAGAAGAAAGGCCGGCCCTCCCGTCCTCCGTGGTGGTCAGGGGATCGGTCGAGGAGGACACCGACACGTGA
- the fabG gene encoding 3-oxoacyl-ACP reductase FabG, with protein sequence MAEQSRVVLVTGGSKGIGRTIAESFRDAGYSVAATYRSGGVPDGVLGVVCDITDQGQVDQAFETIEAELGPVEIVVANAGVTKDTLLMRMSDEDWNTVIDTNLTGTFRVVRRASRAMMRARFGRVILISSVVGLLGSAGQINYASSKSALVGMARSLARELGSRNVTANVIAPGFIETDMTAVLDEATISDYTKRIPAGRLGSVDDVAQAALFLAGDHAGYISGAVLPVDGGLGMGH encoded by the coding sequence GTGGCAGAACAATCACGAGTGGTCCTGGTCACCGGTGGCTCCAAGGGCATCGGGCGCACCATCGCAGAGAGCTTCCGCGACGCCGGGTACAGCGTCGCAGCGACCTACCGCTCCGGCGGGGTCCCCGACGGCGTCCTCGGGGTGGTGTGCGACATCACCGACCAGGGACAGGTCGACCAGGCCTTCGAGACCATCGAGGCCGAACTCGGGCCCGTCGAGATCGTGGTCGCCAACGCGGGCGTCACGAAGGACACGCTACTGATGCGCATGTCGGACGAGGACTGGAACACGGTCATCGACACCAACCTGACAGGCACCTTCCGCGTCGTGCGCCGCGCCAGCCGCGCCATGATGCGGGCCCGCTTCGGCCGCGTCATCCTGATCTCCTCGGTCGTCGGGCTGCTCGGCTCGGCGGGCCAGATCAACTACGCCTCCAGCAAGTCGGCCCTCGTCGGCATGGCCCGCAGCCTCGCCCGGGAACTCGGCAGCCGCAATGTCACCGCCAACGTGATCGCGCCCGGGTTCATCGAGACCGACATGACGGCGGTGCTCGACGAGGCGACCATCTCCGACTACACGAAGCGGATCCCCGCAGGCCGGCTCGGTTCGGTCGACGACGTGGCGCAGGCTGCGCTGTTCCTCGCCGGCGATCACGCCGGCTACATCTCCGGTGCCGTGCTGCCAGTTGACGGCGGCCTCGGCATGGGTCACTGA
- a CDS encoding putative RNA methyltransferase, whose translation MSGLDWTRCPVCGEALSAVGGALRCPTRHSFDVARQGYVNLLGRAAPANADTPAMLDARARFLASGHYDPIADAVAGAARGERIAEVGAGTGFYLARVLDAHPEAEGLATDVSVAAAKRAARAHPRAASIVADTWAGLPIADGALDCVVCVFAPRNPEEFGRVLGPGGRLVVAQPSSEHLIELRERHGLLGVSPDKSDRLGAAFPHWAVASRDELRYRAELTAGQVADLIAMGPNAFHGLPAEADRADVSIAVDVVTLISPEVARIG comes from the coding sequence GTGAGCGGCCTCGACTGGACCCGCTGCCCCGTGTGCGGAGAAGCCCTCTCCGCCGTGGGCGGTGCGCTGCGGTGTCCGACCAGGCACTCGTTCGACGTCGCACGCCAGGGCTATGTGAACCTGCTCGGAAGGGCCGCGCCCGCAAACGCGGACACCCCCGCCATGCTCGACGCGCGGGCGCGCTTCCTCGCCTCCGGGCACTACGACCCGATCGCCGACGCCGTGGCCGGGGCCGCGCGGGGTGAACGGATCGCCGAGGTCGGCGCGGGGACCGGGTTCTACCTCGCACGGGTCCTGGACGCCCACCCCGAGGCAGAGGGACTCGCGACCGACGTGTCCGTCGCCGCCGCGAAGCGGGCGGCCCGCGCCCACCCGAGGGCGGCATCGATCGTGGCCGACACCTGGGCCGGCCTGCCCATCGCCGACGGCGCGCTGGACTGTGTCGTGTGCGTGTTCGCACCCCGCAACCCGGAGGAGTTCGGCCGAGTCCTCGGGCCGGGAGGGAGGCTCGTCGTCGCCCAGCCCTCGTCCGAGCACCTGATCGAGCTGCGCGAGCGCCACGGCCTGCTCGGCGTCTCACCCGACAAGTCCGACCGGCTCGGCGCGGCCTTCCCCCACTGGGCGGTGGCCTCGCGCGACGAGCTGCGTTACCGGGCGGAGCTCACCGCAGGCCAGGTCGCCGACCTGATCGCGATGGGGCCAAACGCCTTCCACGGCCTTCCGGCCGAGGCGGACCGGGCAGACGTGAGCATCGCCGTCGACGTGGTCACCCTGATCTCGCCGGAGGTCGCCCGCATCGGCTGA
- a CDS encoding AAA family ATPase: MDIDADLRAFLSQFVKVGELAATMRPEGSSALLADVLTEHLGRPAGEMATVTKEIVGYRFADYDVAFELLAGPDVVAIGIGGGEHRHHASLSDLVGSPWTNTPVGQVDWADVAVGADQTRRVVALGVRLFHFHDQPVAVLTRRNSRVHGNGVGVIEVLCPDSQTASDLLAEATELGTQRSVLRGNVVSLDLMGYEAEGDGYRFHARPDVPVEAVVLPEGALERVRGHVLGVAEHAETLRRYGQHLKRGILLYGPPGTGKTHTVRHLISAATHHTVILLSGQTLHYVRQASTMARHLQPAIVVLEDCDLVAMDREIGPTGQPLLFDLLDALDGLDSDTDVAFVLTTNRVDVLEEALTQRPGRVDLAVEIPPPDRAARRQLLELYRGDIGFSSEALDEVARLSDARTASFFKELIRRAVLYAAEEGVEPADAHLLTALDTLFSDQETLSRNLVSGFLDPTPGLD, from the coding sequence ATGGACATCGATGCCGATCTGCGCGCCTTCCTCAGCCAGTTCGTGAAGGTCGGGGAGCTTGCCGCGACGATGCGCCCGGAGGGCTCCTCGGCGCTGCTCGCGGACGTGCTCACCGAACATCTCGGCCGTCCCGCTGGCGAGATGGCGACCGTGACGAAGGAGATCGTCGGCTACCGCTTCGCCGACTACGACGTCGCCTTCGAGCTGCTGGCAGGCCCGGACGTGGTCGCGATCGGGATCGGCGGGGGCGAACATCGCCACCACGCCTCCCTCTCCGACCTGGTGGGCAGCCCATGGACGAACACCCCCGTCGGTCAGGTCGACTGGGCCGACGTCGCGGTCGGCGCCGACCAGACCCGTCGGGTGGTCGCGCTCGGCGTGCGGCTCTTCCACTTCCACGACCAGCCGGTCGCGGTCCTGACCCGTCGCAACTCGCGCGTGCACGGCAACGGGGTCGGGGTGATCGAGGTGCTCTGTCCGGACTCCCAGACGGCGAGCGACCTGCTCGCCGAGGCGACGGAACTCGGCACGCAGCGCTCCGTGCTGCGCGGCAACGTGGTCAGCCTCGACCTGATGGGCTACGAGGCCGAGGGCGACGGCTACCGCTTCCACGCCCGCCCCGACGTGCCCGTCGAGGCGGTCGTGCTTCCCGAGGGTGCCCTCGAAAGGGTACGGGGTCACGTGCTGGGGGTGGCCGAGCACGCCGAGACCCTTCGCCGTTACGGCCAGCACCTCAAGCGCGGCATCCTGCTCTACGGACCGCCCGGGACGGGAAAGACGCACACCGTCCGGCACCTGATCAGCGCCGCGACGCACCACACCGTCATCCTGCTCTCGGGCCAGACGCTGCACTATGTCCGCCAGGCCTCGACGATGGCGCGCCACCTGCAGCCGGCCATCGTGGTGCTGGAGGACTGCGACCTCGTCGCCATGGACCGGGAGATCGGACCCACCGGCCAGCCGCTGCTCTTCGACCTGCTCGACGCCCTCGACGGGCTCGACTCCGACACGGACGTGGCCTTCGTGTTGACCACCAACCGCGTCGACGTGTTGGAGGAGGCCCTCACCCAGCGGCCCGGGCGCGTCGACCTCGCCGTCGAGATCCCGCCGCCTGACCGCGCCGCCCGACGTCAGCTCCTCGAGCTTTACCGGGGAGACATCGGGTTCTCCTCGGAGGCGCTGGACGAGGTGGCGCGGCTCAGCGACGCCAGGACCGCGTCGTTCTTCAAGGAGCTGATCCGCAGGGCCGTGCTCTACGCCGCGGAGGAGGGCGTGGAGCCCGCCG
- the fabI gene encoding enoyl-ACP reductase FabI codes for MGLLEGKNILVTGVTMRTSIAYAVVDIAQREGANVVVSAAGRAVAPAQRAISKLETVPPLIEVDVTDPDHLAALPQTLSEHFGDRLDGIVHSIAYADPETALGGKFLSTGWDAVANAVHISAYSLQSLTMAAKPMMGKGGSVVGLTFDATVSWPTYDWMGVAKAALESTSRYLARYLGPDGIRCNLVAAGPVDTVAKKAIPGASSFNDIWAERAPLGWDPSDAVPSAKAIVALLSDWFPATTGEMVHVDGGLHSTGA; via the coding sequence ATGGGTCTCCTCGAAGGCAAGAACATCCTGGTCACCGGCGTGACCATGCGCACCTCGATCGCCTACGCGGTCGTCGACATCGCCCAGCGTGAGGGCGCCAACGTAGTGGTCTCTGCCGCAGGCCGCGCCGTCGCCCCGGCCCAGCGGGCCATCTCGAAGCTCGAAACGGTGCCGCCGCTGATCGAGGTCGACGTGACCGATCCCGACCACCTGGCCGCGCTTCCGCAGACGCTGTCCGAGCACTTCGGTGACCGGCTCGACGGCATCGTACACTCGATCGCCTACGCCGATCCCGAGACGGCGCTGGGTGGCAAGTTCCTCAGCACCGGGTGGGACGCCGTCGCAAACGCCGTGCACATCTCGGCCTACTCGCTGCAGTCGCTGACCATGGCGGCCAAGCCCATGATGGGGAAGGGGGGCAGCGTCGTCGGCCTCACCTTCGACGCGACCGTCTCCTGGCCGACCTACGACTGGATGGGCGTTGCGAAGGCCGCGCTCGAATCGACCTCGCGCTACCTCGCCCGCTACCTCGGCCCGGACGGCATCCGCTGCAACCTCGTCGCGGCCGGTCCGGTCGACACCGTCGCGAAGAAGGCCATCCCCGGTGCCTCCTCGTTCAACGACATCTGGGCCGAGCGCGCCCCGCTCGGCTGGGACCCGAGCGACGCCGTCCCGTCGGCTAAGGCGATCGTCGCCCTGCTCAGCGACTGGTTCCCCGCCACAACCGGCGAGATGGTCCACGTCGACGGCGGCCTCCACTCGACCGGCGCCTGA
- a CDS encoding SURF1 family cytochrome oxidase biogenesis protein, whose translation MSRQVKRWIAMGVLGAILAVTFVQLGQWQLRRLEERRERNATVVAHESEGVQPYADVMNKVIEEEDQWYRVTATGTYLPDQFQVRYRSNNDALGSEVLAVMETDQGDTLLVDRGFMVRQPGQPDGELPATASGTVTVTGYVRRNERGDENAMTPHESSIRLINSDVLSRALGTDLVNGYITVIESDPAEAEVLVPVAPPALDEGPHLSYALQWFAFTVIGVIGIGVLVRADLRDRKKAKAAREKAGTSPDEAVDEEPSTPAPHEVG comes from the coding sequence GTGAGTCGCCAGGTCAAACGCTGGATCGCGATGGGCGTGCTCGGCGCGATCCTCGCGGTCACCTTCGTGCAGTTGGGCCAATGGCAGCTGCGCCGGCTCGAGGAGCGTCGCGAACGCAACGCCACCGTCGTCGCCCACGAGTCCGAGGGTGTGCAGCCCTACGCAGACGTGATGAACAAGGTGATCGAGGAGGAGGACCAGTGGTACCGGGTCACCGCGACCGGCACGTACCTCCCCGACCAGTTCCAGGTCAGGTACCGCTCGAACAATGACGCCCTCGGCAGCGAGGTGCTCGCCGTGATGGAGACCGATCAGGGAGACACCCTCCTGGTCGACCGCGGCTTCATGGTGCGTCAGCCGGGCCAGCCCGACGGCGAACTGCCCGCAACGGCAAGCGGGACGGTGACCGTCACAGGCTACGTCCGACGCAACGAACGCGGCGACGAGAACGCCATGACCCCGCACGAGTCGTCGATCCGTCTGATCAACTCCGACGTGCTGTCAAGGGCCCTTGGCACCGACCTCGTCAACGGCTACATCACCGTGATCGAGTCCGACCCGGCGGAGGCAGAGGTCCTCGTCCCGGTCGCGCCACCCGCCCTCGACGAGGGACCCCATCTCAGCTACGCGCTGCAGTGGTTCGCGTTCACCGTGATCGGCGTGATCGGCATCGGCGTGCTGGTGCGCGCCGACCTGCGCGACAGGAAGAAGGCGAAGGCGGCACGGGAGAAGGCCGGAACCTCCCCGGACGAGGCGGTCGACGAGGAGCCCTCGACCCCCGCACCGCACGAGGTCGGGTGA